In the genome of Streptomyces sp. V2I9, one region contains:
- a CDS encoding DUF4429 domain-containing protein, with the protein MAEIIQRDGTWTFDGDTVRIVPGGKAHPVRSALGEVAVPVRAVAGISFEPDRKGGRLRLRLRGGACPVLRAADGRLGDGADPYALTVEKDRTGVAEYFVDEVRNALLIEQVPDGPVDRFLLPGPALPVSGGGGDGTASFDGETVRLTWNWKAEESKTAGGPAVIPLARIAAVRWMPSVGLENGWLRFEPVEGPVPAPPKYDPYALDLWGISKKEHTAVLVAAAVLVRLPAAGKALDAPEAAPAVTRAAEPAAPPAGDHDALLRRLRELGELHRAGVLTDDEFTTAKQAVLRMM; encoded by the coding sequence ATGGCGGAAATCATCCAGCGGGACGGAACATGGACGTTCGACGGGGACACCGTGCGCATCGTGCCGGGAGGAAAGGCGCACCCGGTCCGTTCCGCGCTGGGGGAGGTCGCCGTACCCGTGCGGGCGGTGGCGGGCATCTCGTTCGAGCCGGACCGCAAGGGCGGCCGGCTGCGGTTGCGGCTGCGCGGCGGGGCCTGCCCGGTGCTGCGGGCCGCCGACGGCCGGCTGGGCGACGGCGCCGACCCCTACGCGCTGACCGTGGAGAAGGACCGCACGGGGGTCGCGGAGTACTTCGTCGACGAGGTCCGCAACGCGCTGCTGATCGAGCAGGTGCCGGACGGTCCGGTGGACCGGTTCCTGCTGCCCGGCCCCGCCCTGCCGGTCTCCGGCGGGGGCGGTGACGGCACGGCCTCCTTCGACGGCGAGACCGTCCGGCTGACCTGGAACTGGAAGGCCGAGGAGTCCAAGACCGCCGGAGGCCCGGCCGTCATCCCGCTGGCGCGGATCGCGGCGGTGCGGTGGATGCCCTCGGTCGGGCTGGAGAACGGCTGGCTGCGCTTCGAGCCGGTCGAGGGGCCCGTCCCCGCGCCGCCGAAGTACGACCCGTACGCGCTGGACCTGTGGGGGATCTCCAAGAAGGAGCACACCGCCGTCCTGGTCGCGGCGGCGGTGCTGGTGCGGCTGCCCGCGGCCGGGAAGGCGCTCGACGCCCCGGAGGCGGCCCCGGCCGTGACGCGGGCCGCCGAGCCCGCCGCCCCTCCCGCCGGCGACCACGACGCGCTGCTGCGGCGGCTGCGGGAGCTGGGCGAGCTGCACCGGGCCGGGGTCCTCACCGACGACGAGTTCACCACCGCGAAGCAGGCCGTCCTGCGCATGATGTAA